One part of the Microbulbifer sp. THAF38 genome encodes these proteins:
- a CDS encoding putative adhesin: MPVREFDRFKIFTASGKRLGEASNLVISAHGAATKQHFYTNGHGGDNIFFFSPHGYSLSDPGISSVLSGNAKYHEWIKKGKVCHNYTLSKYQGYHGTTTGQILGRVTRPFIKGESYTDVQNALDNAHKHNQDYSSLDPNNPIHQKMLANIKPVMEADLLTIRHRVGKDDPTLVDVINTLHANKLHYDNIYCSFCRSEVSLNNILIGTPSWDSKFQRVSH; this comes from the coding sequence ATGCCCGTCAGAGAGTTTGATAGATTTAAGATATTTACTGCGAGTGGGAAGCGCTTAGGTGAGGCTTCCAATTTGGTTATTTCTGCGCATGGTGCTGCAACCAAACAGCATTTCTACACCAACGGGCATGGGGGAGATAATATTTTCTTTTTCTCCCCCCATGGTTATTCCTTAAGTGACCCGGGCATTAGCAGTGTGCTTTCTGGAAATGCGAAGTATCACGAATGGATTAAGAAAGGAAAGGTTTGCCATAATTATACTTTGAGTAAATACCAGGGATACCATGGGACCACTACCGGGCAAATTTTGGGACGGGTAACTCGGCCTTTTATCAAAGGGGAGTCTTATACCGATGTGCAAAATGCTCTGGATAATGCACATAAGCACAATCAAGATTACTCTTCACTCGATCCAAATAACCCTATCCATCAAAAAATGTTGGCTAATATAAAGCCTGTTATGGAAGCTGACCTATTGACTATTCGCCACAGGGTTGGAAAGGATGATCCAACTTTGGTAGATGTTATTAATACACTGCATGCAAATAAATTACACTATGACAATATCTATTGTTCATTTTGTCGCAGTGAGGTGAGCCTCAATAATATTTTGATAGGGACACCATCCTGGGACAGTAAGTTTCAACGGGTGTCCCACTGA
- the fnr gene encoding fumarate/nitrate reduction transcriptional regulator Fnr, with translation MPLQFCKMLTGQLGMIDSSTAVSCSNCSVRRLCLPAGLSQVDIDRLEQVTGKKKLIKAGESLYRVGDSFQNLYAIRSGSFKNVVIAADGDTQVTHFALPGELLGLDAYSTRVHSSYAEALEDSSVCLLPFSQLELLAQQIPALQQQIYSIFSEELRKENEILMLLGKRSADTRLAALLMNISSRYASRGYSSREFILSMPRTDIANYLGLTAETVSRLFSRFQKQGFIKVSGRVVQIQDLLGLSEVAGTHCGYDNEGGD, from the coding sequence ATGCCGTTACAATTTTGCAAAATGTTAACCGGCCAGTTGGGCATGATTGATTCATCAACAGCGGTAAGTTGCAGTAATTGCTCCGTCAGACGCCTATGCTTACCAGCAGGCCTGTCTCAAGTTGATATTGACCGCCTTGAACAGGTCACGGGAAAAAAGAAGCTGATTAAGGCCGGGGAATCCCTATACCGGGTTGGCGATTCATTTCAAAACCTCTACGCAATCCGTTCTGGCAGTTTTAAAAATGTCGTAATAGCCGCTGATGGCGACACTCAGGTAACACATTTTGCTTTACCGGGAGAATTGCTTGGACTCGATGCTTACAGTACGCGTGTTCATTCAAGCTATGCCGAGGCACTCGAAGACAGTAGTGTTTGCTTGTTGCCATTTTCTCAACTGGAATTGTTAGCGCAACAGATTCCAGCTCTACAGCAACAGATATACAGTATTTTTTCTGAAGAGCTGCGCAAGGAAAATGAAATATTAATGTTACTTGGCAAGCGATCCGCAGATACCCGTCTGGCCGCATTGCTAATGAATATTTCCAGCCGCTACGCCAGTCGCGGGTATTCTTCCCGCGAATTTATTTTATCCATGCCGCGCACAGATATAGCCAATTATCTGGGCTTGACTGCGGAAACGGTCAGTCGGCTGTTTTCCCGTTTTCAGAAACAGGGGTTTATCAAGGTGAGTGGCAGGGTTGTACAGATTCAGGACTTGCTAGGCCTCAGTGAAGTGGCTGGAACTCACTGCGGTTACGATAATGAAGGCGGAGATTAG
- a CDS encoding SDR family oxidoreductase — protein sequence MSKVVLITGTSTGLGQSLAAKMTDLGYVVYATMRDLAKAAPLLEVADRGHSLRVLPLDVQNTATIQNAVDTIIREQGRIDILVNNAGAGFVKTTEMATEAEIQWVMDVNFHGVVRCTKAVLPHMRKMRSGRIINISSVGGLVGQPFNELYCAAKFAVEGYTEAMASYIQPSFNIQFTAVEPGGIYSEFANSVLSQLQAEGGVPEGDYRGVFEQYLGGIQQRTPEQTARLYQTAEQVAQVVLEVVESDDPPVRVRTSSWASEFCAYKTDADPSGKAQQKMVIDSMLHSNH from the coding sequence ATGAGCAAGGTTGTATTGATTACGGGGACATCTACGGGATTGGGGCAGAGTTTGGCCGCTAAAATGACGGATCTGGGATATGTTGTTTATGCCACCATGAGAGATTTGGCAAAAGCGGCTCCACTACTTGAGGTTGCTGATCGTGGTCACAGTCTTAGAGTTTTACCGCTGGATGTGCAAAATACGGCAACTATTCAAAATGCTGTGGATACCATTATCCGGGAGCAGGGACGCATCGATATTTTGGTCAATAATGCCGGCGCCGGTTTTGTGAAAACCACGGAGATGGCCACTGAAGCAGAGATACAGTGGGTAATGGATGTGAACTTCCATGGCGTTGTGCGTTGTACCAAAGCGGTACTTCCCCATATGCGGAAGATGCGCAGCGGTCGGATTATCAATATCTCCTCCGTGGGCGGGTTAGTGGGGCAGCCGTTCAACGAACTTTACTGTGCCGCCAAGTTTGCTGTAGAGGGATATACAGAGGCTATGGCCAGCTATATCCAGCCCAGTTTTAATATTCAATTCACTGCAGTTGAGCCTGGGGGTATCTATTCCGAGTTTGCCAATAGTGTTCTGTCTCAATTGCAAGCGGAGGGCGGTGTACCTGAAGGGGATTATCGAGGCGTTTTCGAGCAGTATCTGGGGGGAATTCAGCAACGTACACCCGAGCAGACGGCGCGCCTTTATCAAACTGCTGAGCAGGTAGCGCAAGTGGTTTTGGAGGTGGTCGAAAGTGATGACCCGCCGGTGCGGGTTCGCACCTCTTCTTGGGCCAGTGAGTTTTGTGCTTACAAAACGGATGCGGACCCTAGTGGCAAAGCGCAGCAAAAAATGGTGATAGACTCCATGCTGCACTCGAATCACTGA
- a CDS encoding adenosine deaminase — MSIADLDFIKALPKAELHLHIEGSLEPELMFELSRRNKIEIPFSSVEEIKAAYKFHNLQSFLDIYYQGASVLIHEQDFYDLTMAYLQRCREDNVVHTEIFFDPQTHTERGIDIGVVIRGIHSALKDAESEWGISSHLILCFLRHLSEEEAISTLEAAKPYLEFIKGVGLDSSELGHPPSKFQQVFTKAKELGLERVAHAGEEGPAEYIKEALDLLDVSRIDHGVRCVEDETLIERLIDQEIPLTVCPLSNTALCVYEDMNQHPILQLLERGLCVTVNADDPAYFGGYVNRNYLALSESLGMTREQAKQLAINSFKASYISEDQKQKWAKVIASIETVAEV; from the coding sequence ATGAGCATCGCCGACCTGGATTTTATTAAAGCCCTGCCAAAGGCAGAGCTGCACCTGCACATTGAAGGCTCCCTGGAGCCAGAACTAATGTTCGAGCTAAGCCGACGCAATAAGATTGAGATCCCTTTTTCCAGCGTTGAAGAAATTAAGGCCGCCTATAAGTTTCACAATCTGCAGTCTTTCCTGGATATTTACTATCAGGGTGCCTCAGTCCTAATCCATGAACAGGATTTTTACGATCTGACCATGGCCTACCTGCAGCGCTGCCGTGAAGATAACGTTGTACATACAGAAATTTTCTTCGACCCCCAAACCCATACGGAAAGAGGCATTGATATCGGTGTGGTTATTCGGGGCATCCACAGTGCTCTAAAAGATGCCGAATCCGAGTGGGGAATTAGCAGCCACCTGATCCTCTGCTTCCTGCGGCATCTGAGTGAAGAAGAGGCTATCTCTACCTTGGAAGCCGCCAAGCCCTACCTGGAATTTATCAAAGGCGTTGGTCTGGATTCCTCCGAATTAGGCCACCCGCCCAGCAAATTCCAACAGGTCTTTACTAAAGCCAAAGAATTGGGCCTGGAAAGAGTCGCACATGCGGGAGAGGAGGGGCCCGCTGAATATATTAAAGAAGCTCTGGATTTACTCGATGTAAGTCGGATAGATCACGGGGTGCGCTGTGTGGAAGATGAAACACTGATTGAGCGACTGATAGATCAGGAGATTCCCCTCACTGTCTGCCCACTCTCGAACACTGCACTCTGTGTTTACGAGGATATGAACCAGCATCCAATTTTGCAGCTTCTGGAACGCGGACTCTGTGTCACGGTAAATGCCGATGACCCAGCCTATTTCGGCGGCTACGTGAATCGCAATTACCTGGCATTGAGTGAAAGTCTGGGCATGACCAGGGAACAGGCTAAACAGCTGGCTATCAACAGCTTCAAGGCCAGCTATATTTCAGAGGATCAAAAACAAAAATGGGCTAAGGTGATTGCCTCTATCGAGACTGTTGCGGAAGTGTAA
- the fnr gene encoding fumarate/nitrate reduction transcriptional regulator Fnr — MMDSSVAVSCSNCSVRRLCLPAGLSQADIDRLEQVTRRKKIVKAGESLYRSGDPFANLYAIRSGSFKTVVIAADGDTQVTHFALPGELLGLDAYSSRVHPSYAEALEDSSVCLLPFTQLELLANQVTALQKQIYSIFSEELRQENDILMLLGKRSADTRLAALLINISSRYARRGYSHSEFVLSMPRTDIANYLGLTAETVSRLFSRFQKEKMIKVSGRAVEILDMISLSELAGTHYGYDED, encoded by the coding sequence ATGATGGACTCCTCAGTAGCGGTTAGCTGCAGCAACTGCTCGGTTAGACGTTTATGCCTGCCTGCGGGATTGTCTCAAGCAGATATTGATCGACTAGAGCAGGTTACGCGCCGTAAAAAAATTGTAAAAGCCGGCGAGAGCTTATATCGGTCCGGTGACCCTTTTGCGAATCTCTATGCTATTCGTTCAGGCAGTTTTAAAACTGTAGTGATCGCAGCCGATGGCGACACTCAGGTTACCCACTTTGCCTTGCCTGGAGAATTGTTGGGGTTAGATGCTTATAGTAGCCGCGTGCACCCCAGCTACGCCGAAGCGCTAGAAGACAGCAGTGTCTGCCTGTTGCCCTTTACTCAGTTGGAATTACTGGCTAATCAGGTTACGGCGTTGCAGAAGCAGATATATAGTATTTTTTCCGAAGAGCTACGCCAGGAAAATGATATTTTGATGCTGCTAGGCAAGCGCTCGGCGGATACCCGTTTAGCGGCTTTGCTGATTAATATTTCCAGTCGCTATGCCCGCCGGGGTTATTCCCACAGCGAATTTGTACTTTCTATGCCGCGCACCGATATCGCCAATTACCTGGGTTTGACGGCGGAAACGGTAAGTCGATTATTTTCCCGTTTTCAGAAAGAAAAAATGATTAAAGTGAGTGGCCGGGCAGTGGAAATACTAGATATGATCAGCCTCAGCGAGCTGGCGGGTACCCATTACGGTTACGATGAGGATTAA
- the hemN gene encoding oxygen-independent coproporphyrinogen III oxidase translates to MMQKTKSSMGGLSEELLSRYSGPCPRYTSYPTADRFKPLDGSIKPWDALQDIRSLSLYVHIPFCRSLCYFCACNKVITSQYGLASSYLDNLLEEARWYRDRVAQVPVTQLHLGGGTPTFLSDGDMRRLMEGLGEIFDLRPGDGVEYSIEADPRTLELETLDTLRELGFNRLSLGVQDFDIEVQRSINRICSADQVTELTVAARERGFESISYDLIYGLPKQNLSSLHSTLDKVLDLQPDRIALYHYAHLPHRFKAQRLIDTELIPSASEKVAMQLAAVEHLGRAGYEFLGMDHFARPGDELAKAAHAGMLQRNFQGYTLMPADALVGLGASAISYSRNGFWQNLHRLKEYTQAVAERGNASCRGWLMSDEDKLRQWVITELMCRLSLDKVEAERRTGVAFNTYFYHELERLEPMFDDGLIYQDEKKIVVTEQGRWFVRNVASAFDIYLHSQQTDAQYSRVL, encoded by the coding sequence ATGATGCAAAAGACAAAAAGCAGTATGGGTGGCCTGTCGGAAGAGCTGCTGTCCCGCTATAGCGGCCCCTGCCCACGCTACACCTCTTATCCCACAGCCGATAGATTTAAGCCACTGGATGGCAGTATTAAACCCTGGGATGCACTTCAGGATATTCGCAGCTTATCCCTGTATGTACACATCCCCTTTTGTCGCTCTCTCTGTTATTTCTGCGCCTGCAACAAAGTAATAACCTCTCAATACGGTCTCGCTTCCAGTTACCTGGATAACCTTTTAGAGGAGGCGCGCTGGTATCGGGATAGAGTAGCCCAGGTACCAGTTACCCAGTTGCACTTGGGGGGCGGTACTCCCACATTCCTCAGCGATGGAGATATGCGTCGCTTAATGGAAGGACTGGGTGAAATTTTCGATTTGCGTCCCGGCGATGGAGTGGAATATAGCATTGAGGCCGATCCGCGCACTTTGGAGCTGGAGACCTTAGATACCCTGCGGGAGCTCGGCTTCAATCGCCTGAGTCTGGGGGTGCAGGATTTTGATATCGAAGTGCAGAGATCCATCAACCGAATTTGCAGTGCTGATCAGGTGACCGAACTGACGGTTGCGGCACGCGAGCGGGGATTCGAATCTATTTCCTATGATTTGATTTACGGTCTGCCCAAGCAAAACCTCAGCAGCCTGCACAGCACCCTGGATAAGGTGCTGGATTTACAGCCGGACCGAATCGCCCTCTACCACTATGCGCATTTACCCCATCGCTTTAAGGCTCAACGCCTTATTGATACGGAACTCATTCCCTCCGCCTCAGAAAAAGTAGCGATGCAGCTGGCCGCGGTAGAGCACCTGGGTCGTGCTGGTTATGAGTTCCTCGGTATGGACCATTTTGCCCGTCCGGGAGATGAGCTGGCCAAGGCTGCTCATGCGGGGATGTTACAAAGAAACTTCCAGGGCTATACATTAATGCCCGCCGATGCACTTGTCGGATTGGGGGCTTCCGCAATCAGCTATAGTCGCAATGGTTTCTGGCAGAACCTACATCGCCTGAAGGAATATACCCAGGCTGTTGCTGAGCGGGGCAATGCGTCATGCCGAGGCTGGTTAATGAGTGATGAAGATAAGTTGCGCCAGTGGGTTATCACTGAACTGATGTGTCGCCTAAGCCTGGATAAAGTTGAGGCCGAGCGTCGTACAGGCGTAGCTTTTAATACATATTTTTATCATGAGCTAGAGCGGCTTGAACCTATGTTTGACGATGGTCTTATTTACCAGGATGAGAAAAAGATCGTAGTCACGGAACAGGGGCGCTGGTTTGTACGCAATGTCGCCTCGGCATTTGATATTTATTTACACAGCCAACAAACTGATGCGCAATATTCTCGTGTTCTTTAA
- a CDS encoding OmpW family protein, producing the protein MNRITACATAALTAVLSAPVLAYEEGSFILRGGMATVAPDTSSSALSANGNKIGNTGVDVDNGSALGLTGVYMFRDHWGVELVAATPFSHDIEVVGEGLGNFDLGETKHLPPTLLVQWYPMDTQSAIQPYVGLGVNYTAFFDEEINSSGNAALKSIGATGDSKLSLDNSFGLAAEAGIDFAFGADQRWLFNMSVFWMDIETDATVKVPGIGKVTANVDIDPLVYMAGLGYRF; encoded by the coding sequence ATGAATCGTATAACTGCTTGTGCTACAGCCGCCTTGACCGCCGTACTTTCTGCACCGGTACTGGCCTACGAAGAGGGCAGCTTTATTTTGCGCGGTGGTATGGCCACAGTAGCGCCCGACACCAGTTCCAGCGCACTGTCTGCGAATGGGAACAAGATTGGAAATACCGGTGTTGATGTAGATAACGGCTCTGCTCTGGGCCTGACCGGTGTGTATATGTTCCGCGATCACTGGGGTGTGGAGCTGGTTGCCGCAACGCCTTTCAGTCACGATATCGAAGTTGTTGGCGAAGGTCTTGGCAACTTTGATCTGGGTGAAACAAAGCACCTGCCACCCACTCTGTTAGTGCAGTGGTACCCAATGGATACTCAATCCGCTATCCAGCCTTATGTAGGACTGGGGGTGAACTACACCGCTTTCTTCGATGAAGAGATCAATAGCTCTGGCAATGCAGCGCTTAAAAGTATTGGTGCCACCGGTGATTCCAAACTGTCCCTGGATAACTCTTTCGGCCTAGCTGCCGAGGCGGGCATCGACTTCGCCTTCGGGGCCGATCAGCGCTGGTTGTTCAATATGTCTGTGTTCTGGATGGATATCGAAACTGACGCCACCGTCAAAGTACCCGGCATAGGTAAAGTGACTGCCAATGTTGATATCGATCCGCTGGTTTATATGGCGGGTCTCGGCTACCGCTTCTAA
- the mmsB gene encoding 3-hydroxyisobutyrate dehydrogenase, with protein sequence MEKIAFFGLGNMGGPMAANLVKAGYSVAAFDLNPRALAQAQEDGCTPCESPLQAAEGAAIVVSMLPSGAAVKSLYLGEEGLLNHLAENTLIIDCSTISAEDARQVDEAASERGLLAIDAPVSGGTAAAQAGSLCFMCGGEEAAVDAARAPLQAMGAKIFHAGGAGAGQVAKICNNLLLAIHMTGTAEALQLGVDKGLDPKVLSEIMMQSSGNNWSLANYNPYPGAMENVPAANGYAGGFTVALMLKDLGLAMDAAATSASSTPMGALAKNLYQLHGTSEENQKLDFSSIQNMFRRPAGGLTW encoded by the coding sequence ATGGAAAAGATAGCCTTTTTTGGTCTGGGGAATATGGGTGGCCCTATGGCGGCCAACTTGGTGAAGGCCGGGTATAGCGTGGCGGCTTTCGATCTCAATCCCAGGGCTCTGGCGCAGGCGCAAGAAGATGGTTGCACGCCTTGTGAGTCCCCGCTGCAGGCGGCTGAGGGGGCCGCTATTGTGGTCTCAATGCTGCCCAGTGGTGCGGCGGTAAAAAGCCTCTACCTGGGAGAAGAGGGGCTGCTGAATCACCTGGCTGAGAATACTCTGATTATCGATTGCTCCACCATCTCTGCGGAAGATGCCCGTCAGGTGGATGAGGCTGCGTCTGAGCGGGGCCTGCTTGCCATTGATGCGCCAGTTTCGGGGGGTACCGCAGCTGCCCAGGCGGGCAGCTTGTGCTTTATGTGTGGGGGCGAGGAGGCGGCAGTAGATGCCGCGCGGGCGCCTCTACAGGCTATGGGCGCCAAGATTTTTCATGCCGGTGGCGCAGGGGCAGGGCAGGTGGCAAAAATTTGTAACAACCTGCTTCTGGCTATCCATATGACTGGCACCGCCGAAGCCCTGCAGCTGGGTGTGGATAAGGGATTGGACCCGAAGGTACTGAGCGAGATCATGATGCAGAGCTCAGGCAACAATTGGTCCCTGGCCAATTACAACCCCTACCCTGGCGCAATGGAAAATGTGCCGGCGGCAAATGGCTACGCTGGTGGCTTTACCGTGGCGTTGATGCTGAAAGACCTAGGGCTCGCCATGGATGCGGCGGCTACCAGTGCCTCTTCCACGCCTATGGGGGCTCTGGCAAAAAACCTCTATCAGCTGCACGGCACCAGTGAAGAAAACCAGAAATTGGATTTTTCCAGCATCCAGAATATGTTCCGCCGCCCGGCGGGTGGTCTGACTTGGTAG
- a CDS encoding enoyl-CoA hydratase/isomerase family protein yields the protein MDQDSPVLFSRRGALAIATLNLPKALNALNLQMIDLLSVQLDQWADDDAVAAVWIDGSGDKALCAGGDVVALYEQSAAYGEPPEYRYTTEFFSREYRLDYQIHTYTKPIVVWGGGIVMGGGIGIMAGASHRIVTETTRMAMPEITIGLFPDVGGSWFLNRMPGRLGLFLGLTGAQFNGADALFAGMADRIIAQDQRETVLAALAALDYSAENAINHRLISDCLKSCELSPLQRPESQLREHYDQIEQLTDFASLPEVCAAISAYQGVDKWLQRAATTLTGGSPLTPWVVWEQLRRARHLSLADVFRMELALAVNLCASGHLKEGVRALLIDKDRTPKWQPQSLEEVSPQQLESCFTAPWGGAHPLADL from the coding sequence ATGGATCAGGACTCCCCGGTGTTGTTCTCTCGGCGCGGCGCACTGGCGATCGCGACCCTCAACCTGCCTAAGGCGCTCAATGCGCTCAACCTGCAGATGATTGATCTGCTCTCAGTCCAGTTAGATCAATGGGCTGATGACGATGCAGTGGCCGCCGTATGGATAGATGGCAGTGGTGATAAAGCCCTCTGTGCCGGGGGCGATGTGGTGGCACTGTACGAGCAATCGGCCGCCTACGGTGAGCCGCCGGAATATCGTTACACGACCGAATTCTTCTCGCGCGAATATCGTCTGGACTACCAAATACACACCTATACCAAGCCAATCGTGGTCTGGGGTGGCGGTATTGTGATGGGGGGTGGTATCGGCATTATGGCCGGTGCCAGCCATCGTATTGTGACTGAAACCACGCGTATGGCGATGCCAGAAATCACTATCGGCTTATTTCCCGATGTAGGTGGAAGCTGGTTCCTGAACCGTATGCCGGGCCGCCTGGGTCTTTTTTTGGGGCTGACAGGGGCCCAGTTTAATGGGGCCGATGCCCTGTTTGCCGGTATGGCCGATCGTATTATTGCGCAGGACCAACGCGAGACCGTGTTGGCGGCACTGGCTGCGTTGGATTATTCGGCTGAGAACGCTATTAACCACCGCCTAATTAGTGACTGCCTTAAGAGTTGCGAGCTCTCACCCTTGCAGCGGCCGGAATCGCAGCTGCGCGAACACTACGATCAGATCGAGCAGCTCACGGACTTTGCCAGCCTGCCGGAGGTTTGCGCGGCAATCAGCGCCTATCAAGGGGTGGATAAATGGTTGCAGCGCGCCGCCACCACTCTGACGGGCGGTTCGCCACTGACCCCTTGGGTGGTATGGGAGCAGTTGCGTCGGGCGCGTCACTTGTCTTTGGCTGATGTGTTTCGGATGGAGTTGGCGCTCGCGGTAAACCTCTGTGCCAGTGGCCATTTGAAGGAGGGGGTGCGGGCTCTATTGATCGATAAGGATCGCACGCCAAAGTGGCAGCCTCAGAGCTTGGAGGAGGTTAGCCCACAACAGCTGGAGAGCTGCTTTACCGCGCCCTGGGGCGGAGCGCATCCGCTTGCGGATCTATAA
- the ettA gene encoding energy-dependent translational throttle protein EttA, with protein MAEYVYTMNRVGKVVPPKREILKDISLSFFPGAKIGVLGLNGAGKSTLLRIMAGVDQDFNGEARAMPGIKVGYLPQEPQLDASKTVRGNVEDGVREAIDALAGLEQVYADYAEPDADFDALAKKQQQFEDIIQAWDAHNLEHRLEVAADALRLPPWDADVNNLSGGEKRRVALCRLLLSRPDMLLLDEPTNHLDAESVFWLERFLHDFTGTVVAITHDRYFLDNVAGWILELDRGHGIPWEGNYTTWLEQKEKRLEQEQRGEQARAKAMQKELEWARQNPKGRQSKNKARLSRLEEMQSQDFQARNETNEIYIPPGERLGDNVIEFKEVSKGFGERLLIDNLSFRVPKGAIVGIVGGNGAGKSTLFRMISGTEQPDSGEIKIGETVKVAYVEQGRENLDDSKTVWEAISDGHDMLKINNYEVGSRNYVGRFNFKGSDQQKRVGELSGGERGRLHLAYTLKQGANVLLLDEPSNDLDIETLRALEEALLNFPGCALVISHDRWFLDRVATHILAYEGESEAVFFEGNYTEYHEDFVQRKGEDAAPHRMHYKKLKT; from the coding sequence ATGGCTGAATACGTATACACCATGAACCGGGTGGGCAAAGTAGTGCCCCCCAAACGCGAAATTCTGAAGGACATCTCCCTTTCCTTCTTCCCCGGCGCCAAAATCGGCGTACTGGGCCTGAACGGTGCCGGTAAATCCACCTTATTGCGCATTATGGCCGGGGTCGACCAGGACTTTAACGGTGAAGCCCGCGCCATGCCGGGCATTAAAGTCGGCTATCTGCCCCAGGAACCGCAACTCGACGCCAGCAAGACCGTGCGCGGCAACGTGGAAGACGGCGTGAGGGAAGCCATCGACGCCCTCGCCGGCCTGGAACAGGTCTATGCCGATTACGCCGAGCCCGACGCAGACTTCGATGCCCTGGCGAAGAAACAGCAGCAATTCGAAGACATCATCCAGGCCTGGGACGCCCACAACCTGGAACACCGCCTGGAAGTCGCCGCAGACGCCCTGCGCCTGCCGCCATGGGACGCCGACGTCAACAATCTGTCCGGTGGTGAAAAACGCCGTGTGGCTCTGTGCCGCCTGCTGCTGTCACGCCCAGATATGCTGCTGCTCGACGAGCCTACCAACCACCTGGATGCGGAATCCGTATTCTGGCTGGAGCGCTTCTTGCACGACTTCACCGGCACCGTAGTGGCCATCACCCACGACCGCTACTTCCTCGACAATGTTGCCGGCTGGATTCTGGAACTAGACCGCGGCCACGGTATCCCCTGGGAAGGCAACTACACCACCTGGCTGGAACAGAAAGAAAAGCGCCTGGAGCAAGAGCAGCGCGGCGAACAGGCCCGCGCCAAAGCTATGCAGAAGGAGCTCGAGTGGGCCCGCCAAAACCCCAAGGGCCGCCAGTCCAAGAACAAAGCGCGCCTGTCCCGTTTGGAAGAAATGCAATCACAGGACTTCCAGGCCCGCAACGAGACCAACGAAATCTACATTCCGCCCGGTGAGCGCCTCGGCGACAATGTGATTGAGTTTAAAGAAGTAAGCAAAGGGTTCGGCGAACGCCTGTTGATCGACAACCTGTCTTTCCGTGTACCTAAGGGCGCGATTGTCGGTATCGTCGGCGGTAACGGTGCCGGTAAGTCCACCCTGTTCCGTATGATCAGCGGCACCGAGCAACCGGACTCCGGTGAAATCAAGATCGGTGAAACCGTCAAGGTCGCCTACGTTGAGCAGGGCCGTGAGAACCTGGATGACAGCAAGACCGTCTGGGAGGCCATTTCAGACGGCCACGATATGCTCAAGATCAACAACTACGAAGTGGGCTCACGCAACTATGTAGGGCGCTTTAACTTCAAGGGCAGTGACCAGCAGAAGCGCGTAGGCGAACTCTCCGGCGGTGAACGCGGACGCCTGCACCTGGCCTACACCCTCAAGCAGGGCGCCAACGTACTGCTGTTGGACGAGCCCTCCAACGACCTGGATATCGAAACCCTGCGCGCCCTGGAAGAAGCCCTGCTCAACTTCCCTGGCTGTGCCCTGGTGATCTCGCACGATCGCTGGTTCCTGGACCGCGTTGCCACTCATATCCTCGCCTATGAGGGTGAGAGTGAAGCGGTCTTCTTCGAGGGCAACTACACCGAGTACCACGAAGACTTCGTTCAGCGCAAAGGCGAAGATGCCGCCCCGCATCGGATGCATTATAAGAAGCTGAAGACCTAA